The stretch of DNA GGTCGCCCGCTGGTAGTACTGGTTGACGGCGTACGCCTCAACTCTTCCCGTACCGACAGCCGCCAGCTGGACTCTATCGATCCGTTCAACATCGATCATATTGAAGTTATTTCCGGCGCAACCGCCCTTTACGGCGGCGGCAGTACCGGCGGACTTATCAACATCGTGACCAAAAAAGGCCAGAAGGATACCCAGGTAGAATTTGAAACCGGGATCAAGAGCGGCTTTAACAGCAGTAAAGATCACGATGAACGCGTCGCCAGCGCCATTTCCGGCGGTAACGACCATATTTCTGGTCGTGCGTCGGTAGCCTACCAGAAGTTTGGCGGCTGGTTTGACGGCAACGGCGATGCCACGCTGCTGGATAATACCCAGACCGGCCTGCAGTATTCCGACCGCCTGGACGTGATGGGCACCGGCACGCTGAACATCGACGAAAACCAGCAGCTGCAGTTAGTCACCCAGTATTACAAAAGCAAGGGTGACGATGATTACGGCCTGAACCTCGGGAAAAACTTCTCCGCCATCAGCGGCTCAAGCAGCCCGTACGTCAGCAAAGGCCTGAATTCTGACCGTGTGCCGGGCACCGAACGTCACCTGATCAGCATGCAGTATTCCAATAGCGATTTCCTCGGCCAGGAGCTGGTGGGCCAGGTTTACTATCGCGACGAGTCGCTGCTGTTCTATCCGTTCCCGACGGTGAATGCGAACAAGAAAGCGACCGCGTTTTCTTCTTCCCAGCAGGATACCAATCAGTACGGCGCGAAGCTGACGATGAACAGCAAGCCGCTCGACGGCTGGCAGCTGACCTACGGCCTGGACGCCGACCACGAGCGCTTTACCTCTAACCAGATGTTCTTCGATCTGGCGCAGGCCAGCGCCTCCGGCGGCCTGAACAATCAGAAGATTTATACCACCGGGCGTTACCCGTCGTATGACATCAGCAACCTGGCCGCCTTCCTGCAGTCCAGCTATGACATCAACGATATCTTTACCCTGAGCGGCGGCGTGCGCTACCAGTACACCGAGAATAAGATTGATGATTTCATCGGCTTCGCGCAGCAGCAGCAACTTGCGGCCGGTACGGCAAAATCTGCCGACGCTATCCCTGGCGGCTCCACCGACTACGATAACTTCCTGTTCAACGCCGGTTTGCTGATGCACATCACCGAGCGCCAGCAGGCCTGGCTGAACTTCTCCCAGGGCGTAGAGCTGCCGGATCCGGGTAAATACTACGGCCGCGGCACCTATGGCGCAGCGGTTAACGGCCATCTGCCGCTGACCAACAGCGTCAACGTAGACGCCAGCAAGCTGCAGGGCGTGAAGGTTGACTCCTACGAGCTGGGCTGGCGCTACACCGGCGACAACCTGCGCACGCAGATTGCAGCCTACTACTCGCTGTCCGATAAGAGCGTGCTGGCGAATAAAGACCTGACCATCAGCGTCGTGGACGACAAGCGTCGTATTTACGGCGTGGAAGGCGCGGTAGACTACTTTATTCCGGATACCAACTGGAGCACCGGCGCGAACTTTAACGTCCTGAAAACGGAATCTAAGGTTAACGGCAGCTGGCAGAAGTATGACGTGAAGGTGGCAAGCCCGTCGAAAGCGACTGCCTACATCGGCTGGGCGCCAGATCCGTGGAGCCTTCGCGTGCAGAGCACCACCTCCTTTAACGTGAGCGACGCGGCAGGCTACAGCGTAGACGGCTATACCACCGTCGACCTGCTCGGCAGCTACGATCTTCCGGTGGGTAAACTCAGCTTCAGCGTAGAAAACGTCTTTGACCGTGACTACACCACCGTCTGGGGCCAGCGTGCACCGCTGTACTACAGCCCGGGCTATGGCCCTGCTTCACTGTATGACTACAAAGGCCGCGGCCGCACCTTCGGCATGAACTACTCCGTTAAGTTCTAAGCTGCTCCCCTTGCCCGGCGCCTGCCGGGCAAGTTCACTCGCTTACCCTTCCTAACAGTTTATCCCTCGACCAGCGCCAAATAGTCTTTTAAAAATAAGGGATATTTAAGCCTCTCTTATGACCGGAGACGATATGCAAATTGGGTTTATTGGCGTGGGCAGCGTGATAGAAACGGCTTATCTGCCGGCCATTCAGCGGCTTTCCCGGCGGGATGTGGTTTGCTATGGCTTTGATCCCGCGCCACGC from Cedecea neteri encodes:
- the iutA gene encoding ferric aerobactin receptor IutA codes for the protein MMITKKQTLWALNPLLLAMMAPAVAQQTSDETMVVSANRSNRTVAEMAQTTWVIEQAELEQQIQGGKEFKDALAQLIPGLDVSSQSRTNYGMNVRGRPLVVLVDGVRLNSSRTDSRQLDSIDPFNIDHIEVISGATALYGGGSTGGLINIVTKKGQKDTQVEFETGIKSGFNSSKDHDERVASAISGGNDHISGRASVAYQKFGGWFDGNGDATLLDNTQTGLQYSDRLDVMGTGTLNIDENQQLQLVTQYYKSKGDDDYGLNLGKNFSAISGSSSPYVSKGLNSDRVPGTERHLISMQYSNSDFLGQELVGQVYYRDESLLFYPFPTVNANKKATAFSSSQQDTNQYGAKLTMNSKPLDGWQLTYGLDADHERFTSNQMFFDLAQASASGGLNNQKIYTTGRYPSYDISNLAAFLQSSYDINDIFTLSGGVRYQYTENKIDDFIGFAQQQQLAAGTAKSADAIPGGSTDYDNFLFNAGLLMHITERQQAWLNFSQGVELPDPGKYYGRGTYGAAVNGHLPLTNSVNVDASKLQGVKVDSYELGWRYTGDNLRTQIAAYYSLSDKSVLANKDLTISVVDDKRRIYGVEGAVDYFIPDTNWSTGANFNVLKTESKVNGSWQKYDVKVASPSKATAYIGWAPDPWSLRVQSTTSFNVSDAAGYSVDGYTTVDLLGSYDLPVGKLSFSVENVFDRDYTTVWGQRAPLYYSPGYGPASLYDYKGRGRTFGMNYSVKF